One segment of Gilliamella sp. ESL0441 DNA contains the following:
- a CDS encoding DNA polymerase III subunit psi, whose amino-acid sequence MAQLDWYLQQCNITQYVLRNAHVFKGEIATHISDNIRLIVVADNKPNQKIYYDILNAIGLKEDQVLVLTPAQLIMPANEVNTVIWFIDIKPDNSWVNPLIIETVNLDLLATQPKQKRQLWQQLCQYENYFHPEH is encoded by the coding sequence ATGGCTCAGCTTGATTGGTATTTACAGCAATGTAATATAACGCAATATGTATTGCGTAATGCGCATGTTTTTAAAGGTGAAATAGCGACACATATCAGCGATAATATCCGTTTAATTGTTGTTGCTGACAACAAACCTAATCAAAAAATCTATTATGATATTTTGAATGCAATCGGTCTTAAGGAAGATCAGGTTTTAGTGTTAACACCCGCACAATTAATCATGCCTGCAAACGAAGTAAATACAGTTATTTGGTTTATCGATATAAAGCCGGATAATTCTTGGGTAAATCCACTTATTATTGAAACAGTTAATTTGGATCTTTTAGCAACTCAACCGAAACAAAAACGCCAACTTTGGCAACAATTATGTCAATATGAAAACTATTTCCACCCTGAGCACTGA
- the rimI gene encoding ribosomal protein S18-alanine N-acetyltransferase: MKTISTLSTDDLEEVYKIELLCHAIPWSKKTLASNQGEHYLNLKVEINHQIVGFCICQNVADEANLFNIAIHPQFRGQGLAKDLLNNLIERLLQITSPHVIKTLWLEVRESNYPAIELYNSVGFNEITVRKNYYPTVSGEQEDAIIMAYTLAL, from the coding sequence ATGAAAACTATTTCCACCCTGAGCACTGATGATTTAGAAGAAGTTTATAAAATTGAATTACTATGTCATGCTATACCTTGGTCAAAAAAAACATTAGCTTCTAATCAAGGCGAACATTACTTAAATCTGAAAGTTGAAATTAACCATCAAATTGTTGGATTTTGTATCTGCCAAAACGTTGCCGATGAAGCAAACTTATTTAACATAGCAATTCATCCTCAATTTAGAGGGCAAGGACTAGCTAAAGATTTATTGAATAATTTAATTGAACGCTTATTACAAATCACTTCACCCCATGTTATTAAAACATTATGGTTAGAAGTGAGAGAATCAAATTATCCAGCAATTGAGTTGTATAATTCTGTCGGATTTAATGAAATAACAGTTCGAAAAAATTATTACCCAACCGTTAGTGGTGAACAAGAAGATGCAATTATTATGGCCTATACATTAGCTTTATAA
- the rsmC gene encoding 16S rRNA (guanine(1207)-N(2))-methyltransferase RsmC — MATSAFTPASQVLERHQTLFSDKNIIIAGDIQDSYPIVIAANQVKIHCSQFHTYLRLKNSRKGTEIDFSLLPNEDFCNGMNTLIYYWPKTKSEAQFQLSYLLNNMPKDSDIFIVGENRTGVKSVESLLADFGVIQKIDSARRCGLYHFQAESRLAFDLSEWWLNYHLSIEDQDIEIKSLPGVFSQKGLDAGSELLINALVDHADIIKGNVLDVGCGAGVLSTVLGKLYPEINLTLSDVSVAAIESSKATINANHIDATVVASDVFSNINDKYHLIVSNPPFHDGKETSYTAVNTLIKEAKKHLKLNGYLCIVANSFLPYQAILDETFKSVEVIAQTTKFRVYLACH; from the coding sequence ATGGCAACATCCGCTTTTACTCCTGCAAGTCAAGTACTTGAACGCCACCAAACATTATTTAGCGATAAAAATATTATTATTGCTGGTGATATCCAAGATAGTTATCCCATCGTTATTGCTGCTAATCAAGTTAAAATTCATTGTTCACAATTTCATACCTATTTGCGTCTAAAAAATAGTCGCAAAGGCACTGAAATCGATTTTTCTCTTCTGCCTAATGAAGATTTTTGTAACGGCATGAATACGTTAATCTATTATTGGCCAAAAACAAAAAGCGAAGCCCAATTTCAGCTCTCTTATCTATTAAATAATATGCCAAAAGATAGTGATATCTTTATTGTTGGTGAAAATCGAACGGGGGTGAAAAGTGTTGAGTCGCTTCTCGCTGATTTTGGTGTCATCCAAAAAATTGACAGCGCAAGGCGTTGTGGTTTGTATCATTTTCAAGCTGAAAGTCGTTTGGCATTTGATCTTAGTGAATGGTGGTTAAATTATCATTTATCCATTGAAGATCAAGATATTGAAATTAAGAGTTTACCGGGCGTATTTAGTCAAAAAGGATTAGATGCCGGAAGTGAACTGCTAATAAATGCGTTAGTTGATCATGCTGATATTATTAAAGGCAATGTGTTAGATGTAGGATGCGGAGCAGGGGTGTTATCAACCGTGTTGGGTAAATTGTATCCTGAAATCAATCTTACTTTGTCTGATGTTAGCGTTGCTGCCATTGAATCAAGTAAAGCAACGATAAATGCCAATCATATTGATGCAACGGTTGTTGCCAGCGATGTATTTTCAAATATTAATGATAAATATCATCTTATTGTGTCTAATCCCCCTTTTCATGATGGTAAAGAAACCAGTTATACGGCAGTAAACACACTGATTAAAGAGGCAAAAAAACATTTAAAATTAAATGGCTACCTTTGTATTGTGGCAAACTCATTTTTACCTTATCAAGCTATTTTAGACGAAACCTTCAAAAGCGTTGAAGTCATTGCACAAACAACCAAATTTAGAGTTTATTTAGCTTGTCATTAA